In Aspergillus flavus chromosome 3, complete sequence, one genomic interval encodes:
- a CDS encoding beta-lactamase-like protein: MPDPKIQLPVTDAYVHVQLLNGGSMTARSHLIHAGEEPTTEFRLYNWAFFIHHAKQGRRMLWDLGMSSVPEDFPPAIANGPLKEVQAQDPREPIEKQIERRNGVAADEIDTILLSHAHWDHCRPVSQTFKNATVLFGPGTSEYCAPGHLVNPSSPWDGRYFDPERATERWETLQGPWTRFGPFERAMDFFGDGSFWVIQAPGHMPGNLGACARLSTGEWVMLASDCCHSRALLDGTKEFGTFELNGNMACLHTDVTAAKDTLARIRLIEKELGVHVALAHDPTWMQDESDPVLLSLLDEKFVKDMRAAFPQQQPF; the protein is encoded by the exons ATGCCCGATCCCAAGATCCAACTACCCGTCACGGATGCCTACGTTCATGTCCAACTCCTTAATGGGGGAAGCATGACGGCCAGATCCCACCTGATCCACGCTGGGGAAGAGCCGACAACGGAGTTTCGGCTGTATAATTGGGCCTTTTTCATCCATCACGCCAAGCAGGGGCGACGCATGCTCTGGGATCTGGGAATGTCATCG GTCCCCGAAGATTTCCCCCCGGCTATTGCCAACGGGCCATTAAAAGAGGTCCAGGCCCAGGACCCCCGCGAGCCGATTGAAAAGCAAATCGAGCGCCGCAATGGCGTTGCGGCTGATGAAATAGATACTATCTTGCTCAG ccatgCACATTGGGATCACTGTCGACCGGTAAGCCAGACCTTTAAGAATGCGACCGTTCTTTTCGGCCCTGGTACATCCGAATACTGCGCTCCAGGTCACTTGGTGAACCCATCCTCTCCATGGGACGGAAGATACTTCGACCCGGAACGAGCGACAGAACGGTGGGAGACATTACAAGGTCCGTGGACGCGTTTCGGGCCTTTTGAACGAGCGATGGACTTCTTTGGAGACGGGAGCTTTTGGGTCATTCAGGCTCCGGGCCATATGCCAGGTAATCTGGGTGCTTGTGCTAGACTCTCCACAGGGGAGTGGGTTATGCTGGCTTCTGATTGTTGTCATTCACG GGCACTGCTTGATGGTACCAAGGAGTTTGGGACTTTCGAACTCAACGGGAACATGGCTTGTCTCCACACAGATGTCACTGCAGCAAAGGACACACTGGCACGGATTAGACTCATAGAAAAAGAGCTAGGGGTACACGTTGCCTTGGCCCATGACCCTACTTGGATGCAGGACGAGAGCGATCCGGTCTTACTTTCTTTACTGGATGAGAAATTCGTTAAGGATATGCGTGCAGCATTTCCACAGCAACAGCCTTTCTAG
- a CDS encoding uncharacterized protein (expressed protein), translated as MPNHPMGEVSKRSCNNCRQRKVRCDRKHPCEACLRSGKECVFPGPKRASRKLNRPPASELMARLRQLEDAERVRLMRPADKDDPDHGSNIEGRGSPEIYLEKPDQSGRLVVKDGRSRLPWLCGSLRAKVSIAMVQNSTSALSK; from the coding sequence ATGCCAAACCACCCAATGGGTGAGGTCAGCAAGCGCAGCTGCAACAACTGTCGCCAACGGAAAGTCCGATGCGATAGGAAACATCCCTGTGAAGCATGCTTAAGGTCGGGAAAAGAATGCGTATTTCCGGGGCCGAAACGGGCGTCCCGGAAATTGAATAGACCTCCGGCTTCTGAATTAATGGCTCGTTTGAGACAATTGGAAGATGCTGAGAGGGTTCGATTGATGCGTCCTGCAGACAAGGATGACCCTGACCATGGGTCTAATATAGAAGGACGCGGCTCACCAGAAATATATCTCGAGAAGCCAGATCAGAGTGGCCGGTTGGTAGTTAAAGATGGGAGGAGTCGGTTGCCGTGGTTGTGCGGGTCGCTCAGGGCCAAGGTATCCATCGCGATGGTTCAAAATTCGACCTCAGCCCTTTCGAAATAG